The sequence CCGCTGACCACCTGGAGCCTGCTCACAGCGTCCGAGCCTAACCACTCGCCTCTCGGGGCGCGCATGAGGCCCGCACGAGAGGTACTACCCTCGCTCCCATGACCAAGAAGTTCGAATACGCGACCGTCCCCCTGCTGGTCCACGCCACCAAGCAGATCCTGGACACCTGGGGCGAGGACGGCTGGGAGCTCGTCCAGGTCGTGCCCGGGCCGAACAACCCCGAGCAGCTCGTGGCCTACCTCAAGCGGGAGAAGGCATGAGCGGCGCCGTCGAGGCGAAGCTGGCCGCACTCGGCCTGACCCTCCCCGAGGTCGTCCCGCCGCTGGCCACCTACCAGCCGGCCGTGCGCTCGGGCGTGTACGTGTACACCGCGGGCCAGCTCCCGATGGTCAAGGGCAGCCTGCCGGTCACGGGCAAGGTCGGCGCCGAGGTCTCGGCGGAGCAGGCCAAGGAACTGGCCGCGACCTGCGCGCTGAACGCCCTGGCCGCCGTCAAGTCGGTGATCGGCGACCTCGACAAGATCGCGCGTGTCGTGAAGGTCGTCGGCTTCATCGCCTCGGCCCCCGACTTCACCGGCCAGCCGGGTGTGCTCAACGGCGCCAGTGAACTCCTCGGCGCCGTCCTCGGCGACAAGGGCGTCCACGCCCGCAGCGCGGTCGGCGTGGCGGTCCTCCCGCTGGACGCCCCGGTCGAGATCGAGATCCAGGTCGAGCTGGTGGCAGGAGCCTGAGCCTCTGCTCACCGGAGGGGCTGGACTGATCCAGCCCCTCCGGCGTTTGAGGAGCGGGGTCTGGGCGGAGCCCCAGGAGGCCGGGCCGCAGGGTCCTGTGAGGCCCCCCGCGCCGGGTGACCCTCGAACATCGGGCCGGATGGCCGTAGCATCCCGCCATGTCGAATGGTCAGCACGGTCAGCAACAGCCCCCCGCCGGAGGCCAGTGGTACCCGCCGGAGTGGCCCGACCGCATCCGCGCGCTCGCGGACGGTTCCCTCACCCCGGTGGATCCCCGGCGCGCCGCCACCGTGATGCTGCTGCGCGACACCCCCGCCGGACCGGCCGTCCACATGCTGCGCAGGCGGGCCTCCATGGCCTTCGCCGGAGGCGCGTACGCCTACCCCGGCGGCGGGGTCGACCCCCGCGACGAGGAACACCAGGTGGGCTGGGCCGGGCCCTCGCGGCAGGAGTGGGCCGCGCGGCTCGGTACGGATCCGGGCGTGGCGCAGGCCATCGTGTGCGGGGCCGTCCGCGAGACCTTCGAGGAGGCGGGCGTCCTGCTCGCCGGCGAGAGCCCGGACACCGTCGTCGGCGACACCACCGGTGACGACTGGGAGGCCGACCGGCAGGCCCTCGTGGCCCGGGAGCTGTCCTTCGCCGAGCTCCTCGACCGCCGCGGGCTGCGGCTGCGCTCCGACCTGCTCGGGGCGTGGGCGCGCTGGATCACCCCGGAGTTCGAGCCCCGCCGCTACGACACCTGGTTCTTCGTCGCCGCCCTCCCCGAGGGCCAGCGCACCCGCAACGCCTCCACCGAGGCCGACCGGACCGTTTGGATCCGCCCGGCCGACGCGGCCGACGGCTACGACAAGGGCGAGCTGCTGATGATGCCGCCCACCATCGCCACGCTGCGCTCCCTGGAGCCGTACGGCAGCGCCGCCGAGGCCCTCACCGGGGCCACGGCGCAGGACCTCACCCCGGTCCTGGCCCAGGCCACGCTGGAGGACGGCGAGCTGGTGCTCAGCTGGCCGGGCCACGACGAGTTCACCAAGCGCGTCCGCCCCGGAGGCCCCGCATGACCGACGCCGCCGCACTCCCCGGACAGCCCCGGGGCGTGGTCACCTCCGGGCCGGCCACCGCCCGCGCGGTCAACGTGCTGGCCCCCAACGCCTCCCCCATGACCCTGGACGGCACCAACACCTGGATCGTCTCCGAGCCCGGCTCCGACCTGGCCGTCGTCATCGACCCCGGCCCGCTGGACGAAGTACACCTGCGGGCGGTCATCGCCGCCGCCGAGCGGGAGGGCAAGCGGATCGCCCTCACCCTGCTCACCCACGGCCACCCGGACCACGCCGAGGGCGCCGGCCGGTTCGCCGAGCTCACCGGCACCAAGGTGCGCGCCCTGGACCCGGCCCTGCGCCTCGGCGACGAGGGCCTGGCCGCCGGGGACGTGATCCGCACCGGCGGGCTGGAGCTGCGCGTCGTCCCGACCCCCGGCCACACCTCCGACTCGCTCTGCTTCCACCTCCCCGCCGACCGGGCCGTCCTCACCGGCGACACGATCCTGGGCCGGGGCACCACCGTCGTCGCGCATCCCGACGGCCGCCTCGGCGACTACCTGGACTCCCTGCGCCGCCTGCGCTCGCTCACCGTCGACGACGGGGTGCACACCGTCCTGCCGGGGCACGGGCCGGTCCTGGAGGACGCACAGGGCGTCGTCGAGTTCTACCTGGCCCACCGCGCGCACCGCCTCGCGCAGGTCGAGACGGCCGTGGAGAACGGCTTCGTCACCCCCCGGGCGGTCGTCGCCCAGGTCTACGCGGACGTGGACCGCTCCCTGTGGCCTGCCGCGGAATGGTCCGTACGGGCGCAGCTCGAGTATCTTCAAGATCACGGACTGATTCCCGGGGGACCCGAATGACCACGCTCTTCCTGCTGCTCGCACTGATCGCCACGGCCGGCTGGATCACCTCCACGGTGTCCCTGCGGATGAAGGCCCTGGAAACCAGGGCGGACCGCCTGGAGCGGCGCCTGGGCCTGGTGCTGGAGCACTTCGGCATCGAGGAGCCGGAGCATCCCGTGACGGACGACGTACGGGCCCTCCTGCGCGACGGCCGCAAGATCGAGGCCATCAAGGTCTACCGGCAGAGCACCGGCGCGGGCCTCGCGGAGGCCAAGCAGGCCGTGGAGGCCATCGCGGTCACCGAGGCCGTCTGAGGCCGCCTGAGCCCGTCTGAGGCCGCCCCAGGGCGGTCCGAGGGCCCTACGAGGCTCTACGAGGGCTCCGTGCGCGGCCTCTTCACGCCGTGCCGGGCCGCGTACTCCCGCGCCAGCCACGGACCCAGGTCCTCGGTGTACTCGCGCAGCACCTCCGGGTCGGCGACCGGGTCCAGGGCCACGGCGGCCGCGTCCCGCAGCTGCGCGGCGCGCTGCGGGTAGTACCGGCCGAAGATCTCCGCGGACTCGGCGAGATCGCTGGTCCAGCCGCCCCAGAGCGGCATCACCAGCGTGAATCCGGTGCGCACGAGGCGCCGTGCGAAGGCGCGGCTCAGCACGCGGTACTCGTCCGGCGCCGACGCCTCCCGCACCCTGTCCCGCCAGCGGGGCAGCAGGAGCGCCAGGTCCCCGTTGGTCTCGCGGGCGAGCAGGCTGTCGGGACGGTAGCGCGGCAGGTGCTCGGCCAGGTCGGCGCCGAGCAGCGGGGTGCACAGGCAGGCC comes from Streptomyces sp. NBC_01408 and encodes:
- a CDS encoding DUF4177 domain-containing protein, which encodes MTKKFEYATVPLLVHATKQILDTWGEDGWELVQVVPGPNNPEQLVAYLKREKA
- a CDS encoding RidA family protein: MSGAVEAKLAALGLTLPEVVPPLATYQPAVRSGVYVYTAGQLPMVKGSLPVTGKVGAEVSAEQAKELAATCALNALAAVKSVIGDLDKIARVVKVVGFIASAPDFTGQPGVLNGASELLGAVLGDKGVHARSAVGVAVLPLDAPVEIEIQVELVAGA
- a CDS encoding NUDIX hydrolase; translated protein: MSNGQHGQQQPPAGGQWYPPEWPDRIRALADGSLTPVDPRRAATVMLLRDTPAGPAVHMLRRRASMAFAGGAYAYPGGGVDPRDEEHQVGWAGPSRQEWAARLGTDPGVAQAIVCGAVRETFEEAGVLLAGESPDTVVGDTTGDDWEADRQALVARELSFAELLDRRGLRLRSDLLGAWARWITPEFEPRRYDTWFFVAALPEGQRTRNASTEADRTVWIRPADAADGYDKGELLMMPPTIATLRSLEPYGSAAEALTGATAQDLTPVLAQATLEDGELVLSWPGHDEFTKRVRPGGPA
- a CDS encoding MBL fold metallo-hydrolase — its product is MTDAAALPGQPRGVVTSGPATARAVNVLAPNASPMTLDGTNTWIVSEPGSDLAVVIDPGPLDEVHLRAVIAAAEREGKRIALTLLTHGHPDHAEGAGRFAELTGTKVRALDPALRLGDEGLAAGDVIRTGGLELRVVPTPGHTSDSLCFHLPADRAVLTGDTILGRGTTVVAHPDGRLGDYLDSLRRLRSLTVDDGVHTVLPGHGPVLEDAQGVVEFYLAHRAHRLAQVETAVENGFVTPRAVVAQVYADVDRSLWPAAEWSVRAQLEYLQDHGLIPGGPE
- a CDS encoding ribosomal protein L7/L12; the protein is MTTLFLLLALIATAGWITSTVSLRMKALETRADRLERRLGLVLEHFGIEEPEHPVTDDVRALLRDGRKIEAIKVYRQSTGAGLAEAKQAVEAIAVTEAV
- a CDS encoding nucleotidyltransferase domain-containing protein, whose amino-acid sequence is MERRGLDAQGYFEREGSLGRVQEGFRGVVAAARERIGEAYGQRLHSAYLYGSVPRGTARPGRSDLDLLVVLHREPSAEDRDTAEVLADGLDEEFPEIDGVGILLHDKATVLSEEERYDFGWFLACLCTPLLGADLAEHLPRYRPDSLLARETNGDLALLLPRWRDRVREASAPDEYRVLSRAFARRLVRTGFTLVMPLWGGWTSDLAESAEIFGRYYPQRAAQLRDAAAVALDPVADPEVLREYTEDLGPWLAREYAARHGVKRPRTEPS